In one Trichosurus vulpecula isolate mTriVul1 chromosome 8, mTriVul1.pri, whole genome shotgun sequence genomic region, the following are encoded:
- the LOC118828815 gene encoding ATP synthase F(0) complex subunit C2, mitochondrial — protein MYACAKFISTPALVRSSSQMLSRPLTAVVLKRPEVRTDENLSILAASGPLTSLVPRCGFQTSAISRDIDTAAKFIGAGAATVGVAGSGAGIGTVFGSLIIGYARNPSLKQQLFSYAILGFALSEAMGLFCLMVAFLILFAM, from the coding sequence ATGTACGCCTGCGCCAAGTTCATCTCTACCCCTGCCCTTGTGAGGAGCAGCTCTCAGATGCTGAGTAGACCATTAACTGCAGTGGTACTGAAACGGCCAGAGGTTCGGACAGATGAGAACCTCAGCATTTTGGCAGCATCAGGTCCCTTGACCTCACTTGTCCCCAGATGTGGATTCCAAACTAGTGCCATCTCAAGGGACATTGACACAGCAGCAAAGTTCATTGGGGCTGGGGCTGCCACTGTGGGTGTGGCCGGCTCTGGAGCTGGGATTGGGACTGTGTTTGGAAGTCTTATCATCGGTTATGCCAGGAATCCTTCCCTGAAGCAACAGCTCTTTTCCTACGCCATCCTGGGCTTTGCCCTATCTGAGGCCATGGGGCTCTTTTGCCTGATGGTggccttcctcatcctcttcgCCATGTGA